The window ATGATAAACAGAGGATAGCGCATAATGAATAGTATTTTGATTGTAAAAATAGCGAATACCGTTTCAATAACCTCAATCATAGCTTCAGTTTTCCTATTTTCGGACACCCTTAAACACGACTATGAACTACTGGCTGGTGAAGTCAGAACCCTTTAAATATTCCTGGCAGCAATTCGAGAAGGATGGTACTGCCATGTGGGATGGTGTCCGGAATTACCAGGCGCGTAATCACCTGCGAAGTATGCAGAAAGGCGATCTGGTTTTATTCTATCATAGCAATGAAGATCTGGCGGTAATGGGAATTGCAAAGGTGACCAAAACTGCCTACCAGGATCCTACTACAGAAGATGAAAACTGGGTTGCAGTAGATTTAAAGCCTTATAAAAAATTAAAACACCCCGTACCACTCTCAGCGATTAAAGCAGAACCCAAACTGAAAGAAATCCAAATGTTAAAACTAAACAGATTGTCAGTAGTATCGCTACGGCCGGAAGAATTTGATCTCTTACTCGCCATGAGCGAAAAAAAATAATCATTACTGAATCACCGTATCTTCTTTCTAAAAAATTTAACATTTAAACATTACTTAACCTGTTAAACA of the Bacteroidota bacterium genome contains:
- a CDS encoding EVE domain-containing protein; this translates as MNYWLVKSEPFKYSWQQFEKDGTAMWDGVRNYQARNHLRSMQKGDLVLFYHSNEDLAVMGIAKVTKTAYQDPTTEDENWVAVDLKPYKKLKHPVPLSAIKAEPKLKEIQMLKLNRLSVVSLRPEEFDLLLAMSEKK